The sequence GATGTTGAGGTCTATGAGCAACCGTTAGTCAGCTCTGGTGGCGTCGCTCTATTGCTTGCAGGATTGGCGTATCTGCTACTGGTGAGACCGAATGGAGGTTGGCGCGCGCTCAATCACCAGCGAAAGAGTGGCCGGGTCTCAGAAGGGTCACGATGGCTCGATTTGACGACGCTCGAGAGAACCTGGTTCTACCTCGTACCGGGACTTGCCGCGGTCGGCCTGGTAGCGATACTGCTTGGTGTGTTCGCGCTCATCGTCGGCATCGAGTAGCAGCAGGCGGGAACGAAGGAGCGCCTCTCTGGCTCTGCCATTCACAGGGCAGGGCTAGCCCGGTGATGCCGCCGAAGACGGCGACAAGGCGCGACCGCGCCGGTCGGTCTCGATGTGATCTCCAGTGGGTCTCCTCCGGTCAGCGGACTTCGAGTACGCCTTTCATGCCCGCCTCGAAGTGTCCTGACAGGGGCAGAAGAACGCGTAGCGGCCGGGATCGAGGGTGACGTGGCCCGTCACCGTGCGCTGCTCGAAGGTCTTCACGCTCGACAACGGCGTCGGCTCAGCCGCAGCTCCTGATCCCTGGCATGTGTGAGGCGCAGGGTCGAGCGTCTATGTCCGGCGCTCTTCCGGGCTCGGGCGGTGGGGGAGTTGTTGCATGAGGAGCTCGTAGGAGACGGCGAGGCAGATGGGGGACCAGGCGGCGACGAGGCGGCCGATCAAGGTGGGTGGGGCGGCGGCGATGTTGGCGGCCAGGGAGGCGGTAGCGCCGAGCAGGAGAGCGGTCCACGTGAGGCTGCCGGCGGGGTGGCCGTCCCAGCGTCGGACGAGCATGTTGAGCGAGGCGACGAGCATCATGCCGTCGACCGACAGGGGCAGATACCAGGCGGCCTCGGGGTTGCCCGCCATCTCCACGACCGTGCGTTGGTGCTCGTAGGACGACCGGGCGGCACAGGCGGCGACAACGATGACGGCGGTAGTGGTGATCCAGCGGATGATCCGCCGGCTCCGCATCTCCTCCGGCATCCCCGTGGCAGCCGTCAGGCTCTCGCCGTTGCCGGGCGGCACTGCCGTGGCTGCCACATGGCTGCCATTGGGCTCGCCGTCGACGGAAGTGGCAGCGTCGTGGCTGCCGTTGCTGCCGGGCGGCGCTGCGGGCGCTGCGAGGGTGCTGCGGTCGTCGGCGGGTAGCGCTGCGATCGCTGCAGAGGCTTTGCCGTTGTCGGTCGAGCGGCATTCGGCGATGCGGTCGCGGCCCCAGCGGCCGGAACGACCGAACCAGCGGCCGAGCTCGGCGCCGGTGGGTGGCGTCCCGGTCGCGGCGGCCTGGCGGTAGGCATCGCGGGCGGCGGCCTGCAGCTCGGCCGGCGTCGCCTCGGCAGGGTCGAGGTCGAGCACCTCTTGCGCGATCACGCCGATGCCTCCTTGGGGTCATGGGCGATGACGTGGGCTTCGTGGTCGGCGATGGCTTCGGCCTTCTGCTCCATCGTCACGTGGACGTAGAAGTCGGTGGCCGACCGCCGGGAGGTGTGGCCGAGGACGGCACGGGTGACGGCCCGGCCGTAGCGGGCGTCGACGAAGGTGCCGAGGGCGTGGCGGTAGGAGTGCAATGAGACGTCGCCCTTGGCGAAGACCTGCGGTGCCGTGGCCCGGAGCCTCTCGAAGAGGTCCTCGATGCGCCGGCGCCCCGCCGCCCGGCCCAGCGGGTGCGCCGGGGTCGGCCGGGACCGCAGCAGGCCCTCCTCGCTGGTCAGCCATTCCGCCGACGACAGGTGCCCGGGACGCCGGTCCTCGACGTAGATAGCGAGGAGCGCGGCAAGCCCGGGCGGCAGCGGCATGGTGCGGGGCTTGTCGCCCTTGCCCCACACCTCGAGCTCGTTCCGTTCCAGGTCGAGGTCGCAGAGCCGGAGCCGGCACAGCTCGATCCGGCGCAGGCCGAGCCGCTCGGGGAGGGTGAGGGTGATCTCGTCGAGCAGCGGGTCCCGGCCGGTCGCCTTCGCCAGGTGGCGCAGCAGGACGGCCTCGTCTGGCTGTATCGGCCGGCGGTTCGGCTCCGCCCGCCCGGGCTTGGCGAGCCGCAGGGCGACGTTCTCGTCCGCCCAGCCCTTCTCCACGAAGTAGCCCCACAGGCTGCGGAACGCCCCAACCGCGTTCTCCTCCGCCGACCGCCCCGAGCGACGGCGCTCGTCTTCCCGGCGACCGGCGAGCACGTGCTTCGCGATGAGGTCCTTCAAGTCACCGGCCGTCAACACCCCGGGTGAGTCGTCCGCGTGGGCGGCGGCGAGGCGCCGGGTCCAGGTCTTGTAGGTGCGGCCGGTGCCTGCGGACATCAACGCCAGCGGCCCAGCCTCGTAGCTGGCGATGGCATCGGCCAGCGTGACCGACGGCAGCCGGAACTCGGGTGACCCGACGACGGCGGCGCAGCCTTCCCGGGAACGGAGGTAGTCGAGCACCCGGCCCACCAGCGCCGGGTCGACACCCGGCTCGGCGGTCAACACGTCGATCGCGAACCCCGGGTCCACAAGCGCGTCAGCGCCGCGGCCGCCGCCGGCCCGCTCGACCACACCCAAGGTGGCGACCAGGGCAGCGCCGAGATCGCCGAGGCTGGCCAGCTCCGGGCGGACCCGCTCGCAGACCGCAGCGAGGGTCGTGGTGCTCATAGCCCCACCCCCGGGCCCTCGCGCCGGCCGGCCCGGCGGGCTGCGGCGAGCAGATCGACGACACCGTCGACGGTCGGGTCGTCGGTCTCGGCCAGCCATGCCAGGATGCGACGGCCCTGCCGGGGCAGCTCTTCCGAGTCGATACCGCCGGCGTCCGACATGCGCCCCCGGGCCTCGGCCGCGAACGCAGCCAGAAGGGCGCGTCGCTCCTCCTCGGCCCGCGCCCAGAACTGCGCTGCCGGTCGGTCCGCGGTCATGGAGTCACCGCCTCGATGCGGCGGGCGTAGTCCTCGACCGGGACCACCACCACGCCGGCCGGGCGGGCCATCGGCATGGCCACCGCCTCGAACGACGCCGGGTCGTCGACGGCCAGCCACGCACGGGAGCGGCGGTCCAACACCACGCGGCCCCGGCGGTCGACCGTGGCGGTCGAGCGGTAGACGTGGCGGCCCAGGTCGGGCGGCTGGTCACCCGGTGCGCCCAGCCATGCCGCGGTCCCGAAGCCGGCGACCACGACGACCGGGCCGTCGAGGGGCAGCCAGTGCCGGATCCGGCCCAGGTGCAGGCGTCCCTGCCGTACCGGCATCCCCGCGGGCACCAACCCCGAGGCGTCCGGGGCCGGGGCCGACACGATCGTCGCCGCGGCGCTCACGAGAAGCTCCGCGAGACGCGCCGGAGGTACCGGCGAAGGGTCAACTGAACGGGATCCGGGCGCACGCATGGCACCCGGTGAACGTGCGAAGCGGCCCAAAGCTTGGGACACCGCTTCGACACGGGATTCTTGGGTTTCGACCCGCAACGACCCGAATACCCAGTGTCGGAGGGGGGACTTGAACCCCCACGTCCTTAACGGACACTAGGCCCTCAACCTAGCGCGTCTGCCAATTCCGCCACTCCGACGTGGCACCGGGATCTCCCGGAGGGAGTTGACACCCTAGCGCAGGGTGTCGGGGGCCCAATCATCGTTCGGGAGGGTGGCGCCGTAGGCGATGGCGGACAGGGCGAGGACGAAGCCGGTGAGCTGGAGGGGCGTCAGGGCCTCGTCGAGGACGAGCCAGCCGAGCACCGCACCGGTGACCGGGGCGGCCAGGCCCAGCAGCGGGGGAGCAGCGGCGGGCAGGCGGCGGACCCCCTGGAGCCACAGCACGTACGCCAGCCCGGTCCCCACCAGGCTGAGGTAGGCGAAGCCGGCGACGCTGCGTCCCGTGAACGCCGGCGGGGTTCCCTCCACCGCCAACGCCAACGGCACCAGCAGCAACCCGCCCAGCAGCAGCTGCCACGCCGTGGCGGCGAGGCGGTCGGCCGGCGCCGGAAAGCGCTTGGTCAGCACGATGGCCAGAGCGAACGACAGGTTGGCCCCACCCGCGGCCAGGAGTCCGACGGCGTCGAGCCCCGCACCGGGCTGCAGCACCACCAGCCCGACGCCCACGGCCGCGGCGACACCGACCGCCACGTCGAGAGGTCGCGGCCGCCGTTTGCTGATCAGCCACGACAGCGCCCCCACCAGCAGCGGCTGCAGCCCGCCGAACGCCGCCGCCACGCCCCCGGGCAGCCGGTACACGCCGACGATCAGCAGCGGGAAGAAGAGGCCGAAGTTGAACAGCGCCAGCAGTCCGGTCCGCACCCACTCGTCGCTACGGGGGCGCCGCCAGCCCGACGTCACGGTCCCTACCAGCAGCAGCACCAGCCCAGCCGGCACGACCCGCATCGCCGCCACCAGCAGGGGGCGGTCGTCGGGGAGCAGCTCGGTGACGATGACGTAGGTCGTGCCCCAGGAGATGGGGGCCAGGACGGTGGCTCCCGCGGTCCGCTTCACGTCGAATATCTTAACGTTAAGATATCTGCGTGCCACAGTCGCAACGACAACACGACGCCGTCGACCGGATCACGAGCCAGTGGCGCGACGTCCGACCCGACCTCGACCACTCGCCGGTCGAGGTGATCGGGCGGGTGTCCCGGCTGTCGAGGCTCGTCGATCGGCGCCTCGGTCAGAACTTCGCCCGCTTCGGCCTCCAGGACTGGATGTACGACGTGCTGGCCACGCTGCGCCGCTCCGGCGAGCCCTACGCCCTGACTGCCGGCGACCTGGTGCGCCAGACCATGGTCACCACCGGTGCCGTCACCCACCGCATCGACCGGCTCGAGGAGCGGGGTCTCGTGGAGCGCACGCAGACCGGCGACGACCGGCGCAAGGTCCTGGTCCGCCTCACCACCGAGGGGTTCGATCTGGTCGAGGCGGTGGTCGAGGCCCACCTGGCGACCGAGCGGGAGATCCTCACCGGGCTCGGCGTCCGACGGCAGCAGGAGCTGGCAGGGACGTTGCGCGACCTGCTGCTCGGGATGGGCGACTAGACCTTGGAGGCCTTGGAGCACGCCGGACAGGGAGGCTGGGAATGACCGACACCGAGAAGTACGCGGCCACGTTCGCGCTCGTCGACGGCGACAGCGACGGGCTGGTCAGCGTCGACGAGCTGCACCGGCTCATGCAGGTGCTGGGCCAGGAGGTCAGCGAGGAGAAGGCGGCCGCCATCCTGGCCGAGCTCGACGTCGACGGCGACGGCCGGGTCTCGCTCGAAGAGTTCGCGGCGTTCCTGGAGAGCGGGAGCCAGACCTAAGGGCTAGCGCGGCCAGGCCTGGCGGAGGCGGTCGAGGGGTCGCAACCGGCCGGGGCGGCGGCGACGGGTGTAGATCCGGGCGGCCACCGCGAGCGCGGCGAGGACGACGAACACCGAGGCCAGAGGACCGTCGTCGCTGCTCCGGCCCGCGGGTCGAGGCGGCGACGCGGGCGGGGCGGCGGCCGACTCCGAGGGCGGGGTCGTCGTGGTCGACGTCGACACCGAGGTGGACGTCGTGGAGGTCGTGGAGGTAGACGACGTCGAGCTCGGGGCAGGTGCCGGGACCGACGGCTGGTAGAGGCGGGCGACGGTGTGCCGGGTCGCGCCGGGCGCGAGAGGGACGTCGTAGACCGTCACCGACTGGTCGTAGACATCGGTGATGCGGAGGGTGAACGGACCGTCGCCGGGGCCCGGGCTCGACGCCTGCCACCAGTTGTCGGCCGTGTGGGTGAGCGACCGCCAGTCGCCCGAGCCCGACGTCGACAGCTCGACCGACCGCAACGGGTTGCCGTGGTCGAGCACCTGGAGCTGGAACCACCAGCGGGTCGCGCCCTCGCTGATCCGGATCGAGATCGGGTTCCGCAGCGCGGGGTTCCGCACGACCCGGTACGACACCGAGGCCCGCCCCGCCGACACGTCGGCGATCTGGGCGAACGCCTTGCGGGTCACGTCGACCAGCCCCTCCGAGCAGCGCCGGCAGTGGTCGGTGACCTTGACCCGCACCGACCCCTGGGGCCCAACGACGTCGAGGTAGGCACCGCACACGTCCGCGGTGCCGAACTCCGCCGACGAGATGCCCACGTGCAGGTTGTCGGGCGGTTCGCCGGGGAACGAGCAGGCGCCGCCGCCGGTCAGGTCGGTGAACGTGGCCGTCCCCTCCCGAGGGGAGATGTCGGCCGCCACCGCGCACGCGAGCAGCAAGAGGACGAGCAGACAGGTTCTCCGCCGAGACACGCGCGGACGGTAGTCAGCCCGGCCACTCCCCGAGGCCGAGTGGGGGCGATTTCTGGGGCGTACCTGTCCCGGTGGCCATGATCCGCGAGACTGCCGGGCCGTATGGACGTCACGATCGTCGACCACCCGCTGGCCGCCCGCCTGCTCACCCGCCTGCGAGACGAGAGCACCGACCGGGCCGCGTTCCGGCTCGCCGTCGACGAGCTGGCCGGCATGCTGGTCTACGAGGCCTGCCGCACCCTGCCGACCGAGCCGGTGGAGGTGCAGACGCCGCTCGGACCGGCGAGCGGGGTGCGCATCATCGAGCCGCCGCTGGTGGTGCCGGTGTTGCGCGCCGGCCTCGGCCTCCACGGCGCGGTGCTGCGGCTGCTGCCCGAGACCGACACGGCGTTCGTCGGGCTGTCCCGCAACGAGGAGACCTTCGAGCCGGAGCCCTACATGAACTCCGTGCCCGCCGACCTGGCCGGCCGCCCGGTGCTGCTGCTCGACCCCATGGTGGCGACCGGCGGCTCCCTGGCCCACGCCTGCCAGCTGCTCCGCGACCGGGGCGCCGGCCCGATGACCGGCGTCTGCGTGCTGGCGGCGCCCGAGGGCCTGCGCCACATGGAGGCGTCCGGCCTGGTGGAGCGCATCGTGACCGCCGCCGTCGACGACCACCTCAACGACCGGGCCTTCATCGTCCCCGGCCTGGGCGACGCCGGCGACCGCCTCTTCGGCACCGCGTAGCCGAAGCCGAAGCCGTAGCCGTCGGCGTCATCCGGCGAGGGCGTCGGCGTCGGACAGCGGGGGAGCGGCACCCGGACTTCAGCTGTCAACCGACCAGGGTGGCGGCCTCGGTCAGCAGGGTGTCGACGGTGGCGGTGGCCTGGGCGCGGGCGGTGGGGAGGTCGGTCGAGGGGTCGACGGGGACCACGGCTTCGGCGTAGCACTTGAGCTTCGGCTCGGTGCCGGACGGGCGGATGATGAGGCGGGCGCCGTCGGCTCGCAGGACCACGCCGTCGGTCGGGGGGAGGCGGTCGCCGCGCCGGAGGTCCTCCACCGCGGTGACGGGGCGGCCGGCGATCGTGGACGGTGGCGAGTCCGCCAGCCGGTCGACCACGTCGGCCCCCACGCCCGGGATCGAGCGCTGGCGGGTGGCGTGGACGCCCAGCTCGCGGGCCAGGTCGTCGAGCCGGTCGAGGACGCTGCGGCCCCGGACCCGCTCGTTGGCGACCAGCTCGGCGAACGCCAGGGCGGCGGTGATGCCGTCCTTGTCGCGCACCAGCGTCCCGACGCACGACCCCAGCGCCTCCTCGTAGCCGTACACGAACTGGAGGTTCGGCTGGGACAGCGCGGCTCGGGCGATCCACTTGAAGCCGGTCAGCGTCTCGGCGTGGTGGACGCCCCGGGCCTCGGCCAGCCGCCCGAGCTGCGACGACGAGACGATGGACGTCGCCACCAGCCGGTCCGGCCCCTCGCCCTGCCGCAGCAGCCAGTCGGCCAGCAGCACGCCGATCTCGTCGCCGGTGAGCGCCCGCCACCCGTCCCCCGCGTCCTGCGAGAGAGGGAGAGGAACGGCGACGGCGAGGCGGTCGGCGTCGGGGTCGTTGGCCAGGACGACGTCGGCGTCCTCGGCCCGGGCCAGGGCGAGCGCCAGGTCCAGCGCCCCGGGCTCCTCGGGGTTGGGGAAGGCGACGGTGGGGAAGTCCGGGTCGGGCTCGGCCTGCTCGGCCACCACGGCCGGCGCCGGGAACCCGGCCCGTTCGAACGCCGCCAGCACCACGTCCCGGCCGACCCCGTGCATCGGCGTGTAGACGACCCGCACGTCGCGAGCCCCGACCGGCACCCGCAGCGCCGTGGCCACCGCCCGCTCGACGTACACCGCTTGTAATTGCGACAGAACCGACCCGTTTCGGGCCTCTCCGGTCGCAATTTCGGTGAGAGGGCCGACGGCGGCGATGTGGGCGGCGATCTCGGCATCGGCCGGCGGCACGATCTGGGCCCCGTCGCCCAGGTACACCTTGTAGCCGTTGTCCCGGGGCGGGTTGTGGCTGGCGGTCACCTGGATGCCGGCGCAGCAGCCCAGGTGCAGGACCCCGAAGGCGACCAGCGGCGTCGGCACCGGCCGCTCGCACAGGAGCACCCGGAACCCGGCCCCCGCCAGCACCGATGCGGCCGCGGCGGCGAACGACGACGACTTGTGCCGGGCGTCGAACCCCACGATCACCGGCTCGCCCCCGTGCCCGGAGTCGACCAGGTAGGCCGCGAGCCCGGCGGTCGCCCGCAACACCACGGCCTCGTTCATCCGGCTGGGCCCGGCCCCCATCTCGCCCCGCAGCCCGGCCGTCCCGAACTCGAGCGGCCCGGAGAACCGGTCCCGCAGCTCCACGAGAGCGACGTCACCCGCAGCCAGCAACC is a genomic window of Acidimicrobiales bacterium containing:
- a CDS encoding DUF2637 domain-containing protein translates to MIAQEVLDLDPAEATPAELQAAARDAYRQAAATGTPPTGAELGRWFGRSGRWGRDRIAECRSTDNGKASAAIAALPADDRSTLAAPAAPPGSNGSHDAATSVDGEPNGSHVAATAVPPGNGESLTAATGMPEEMRSRRIIRWITTTAVIVVAACAARSSYEHQRTVVEMAGNPEAAWYLPLSVDGMMLVASLNMLVRRWDGHPAGSLTWTALLLGATASLAANIAAAPPTLIGRLVAAWSPICLAVSYELLMQQLPHRPSPEERRT
- a CDS encoding tyrosine-type recombinase/integrase, translated to MSTTTLAAVCERVRPELASLGDLGAALVATLGVVERAGGGRGADALVDPGFAIDVLTAEPGVDPALVGRVLDYLRSREGCAAVVGSPEFRLPSVTLADAIASYEAGPLALMSAGTGRTYKTWTRRLAAAHADDSPGVLTAGDLKDLIAKHVLAGRREDERRRSGRSAEENAVGAFRSLWGYFVEKGWADENVALRLAKPGRAEPNRRPIQPDEAVLLRHLAKATGRDPLLDEITLTLPERLGLRRIELCRLRLCDLDLERNELEVWGKGDKPRTMPLPPGLAALLAIYVEDRRPGHLSSAEWLTSEEGLLRSRPTPAHPLGRAAGRRRIEDLFERLRATAPQVFAKGDVSLHSYRHALGTFVDARYGRAVTRAVLGHTSRRSATDFYVHVTMEQKAEAIADHEAHVIAHDPKEASA
- a CDS encoding EamA family transporter → MKRTAGATVLAPISWGTTYVIVTELLPDDRPLLVAAMRVVPAGLVLLLVGTVTSGWRRPRSDEWVRTGLLALFNFGLFFPLLIVGVYRLPGGVAAAFGGLQPLLVGALSWLISKRRPRPLDVAVGVAAAVGVGLVVLQPGAGLDAVGLLAAGGANLSFALAIVLTKRFPAPADRLAATAWQLLLGGLLLVPLALAVEGTPPAFTGRSVAGFAYLSLVGTGLAYVLWLQGVRRLPAAAPPLLGLAAPVTGAVLGWLVLDEALTPLQLTGFVLALSAIAYGATLPNDDWAPDTLR
- a CDS encoding MarR family transcriptional regulator; translation: MPQSQRQHDAVDRITSQWRDVRPDLDHSPVEVIGRVSRLSRLVDRRLGQNFARFGLQDWMYDVLATLRRSGEPYALTAGDLVRQTMVTTGAVTHRIDRLEERGLVERTQTGDDRRKVLVRLTTEGFDLVEAVVEAHLATEREILTGLGVRRQQELAGTLRDLLLGMGD
- a CDS encoding EF-hand domain-containing protein, with product MTDTEKYAATFALVDGDSDGLVSVDELHRLMQVLGQEVSEEKAAAILAELDVDGDGRVSLEEFAAFLESGSQT
- a CDS encoding expansin EXLX1 family cellulose-binding protein; protein product: MSRRRTCLLVLLLLACAVAADISPREGTATFTDLTGGGACSFPGEPPDNLHVGISSAEFGTADVCGAYLDVVGPQGSVRVKVTDHCRRCSEGLVDVTRKAFAQIADVSAGRASVSYRVVRNPALRNPISIRISEGATRWWFQLQVLDHGNPLRSVELSTSGSGDWRSLTHTADNWWQASSPGPGDGPFTLRITDVYDQSVTVYDVPLAPGATRHTVARLYQPSVPAPAPSSTSSTSTTSTTSTSVSTSTTTTPPSESAAAPPASPPRPAGRSSDDGPLASVFVVLAALAVAARIYTRRRRPGRLRPLDRLRQAWPR
- the upp gene encoding uracil phosphoribosyltransferase, encoding MDVTIVDHPLAARLLTRLRDESTDRAAFRLAVDELAGMLVYEACRTLPTEPVEVQTPLGPASGVRIIEPPLVVPVLRAGLGLHGAVLRLLPETDTAFVGLSRNEETFEPEPYMNSVPADLAGRPVLLLDPMVATGGSLAHACQLLRDRGAGPMTGVCVLAAPEGLRHMEASGLVERIVTAAVDDHLNDRAFIVPGLGDAGDRLFGTA
- a CDS encoding phospho-sugar mutase, with the protein product MSDESLLTAVRAWRDEDPDADTRAELDGLLAAGDVALVELRDRFSGPLEFGTAGLRGEMGAGPSRMNEAVVLRATAGLAAYLVDSGHGGEPVIVGFDARHKSSSFAAAAASVLAGAGFRVLLCERPVPTPLVAFGVLHLGCCAGIQVTASHNPPRDNGYKVYLGDGAQIVPPADAEIAAHIAAVGPLTEIATGEARNGSVLSQLQAVYVERAVATALRVPVGARDVRVVYTPMHGVGRDVVLAAFERAGFPAPAVVAEQAEPDPDFPTVAFPNPEEPGALDLALALARAEDADVVLANDPDADRLAVAVPLPLSQDAGDGWRALTGDEIGVLLADWLLRQGEGPDRLVATSIVSSSQLGRLAEARGVHHAETLTGFKWIARAALSQPNLQFVYGYEEALGSCVGTLVRDKDGITAALAFAELVANERVRGRSVLDRLDDLARELGVHATRQRSIPGVGADVVDRLADSPPSTIAGRPVTAVEDLRRGDRLPPTDGVVLRADGARLIIRPSGTEPKLKCYAEAVVPVDPSTDLPTARAQATATVDTLLTEAATLVG